The following proteins come from a genomic window of Gallalistipes aquisgranensis:
- a CDS encoding succinate dehydrogenase/fumarate reductase cytochrome b subunit produces the protein MSNLFTSSIGRKLIMSVSGAFLVLFLLFHMSMNLAAVFSAEAYNAICEFLGANWYALAGTLVLAAGVAVHFIYAIILTLRNRKARGGIRYAETAQETGVSWASKNMFVLGLIVILGLLLHLFNFWSKMQLVEILGEHTNSLGLSPTDGAALIQYTFSQWYYAALYLVWLVALWFHLTHGFWSMFQTVGWNNQIWLSRTKCIANIVATVVFLCFALVVLVFFFRSLCPYAC, from the coding sequence TTCCTGCTCTTCCACATGAGCATGAACCTGGCGGCCGTCTTCTCGGCCGAGGCCTACAACGCGATCTGCGAGTTCCTGGGCGCCAACTGGTACGCGCTGGCGGGAACGCTCGTACTGGCTGCCGGCGTGGCGGTACACTTCATCTACGCCATCATCCTCACCCTGCGCAACCGCAAGGCCCGGGGCGGCATCCGCTATGCCGAAACCGCCCAGGAAACGGGAGTCAGCTGGGCCTCGAAAAACATGTTCGTGCTGGGTCTGATCGTCATCCTGGGCCTGCTGCTCCACCTGTTCAACTTCTGGAGCAAGATGCAGCTGGTAGAAATCCTGGGTGAACACACCAACTCGCTGGGCCTCTCGCCGACCGACGGCGCCGCCCTGATCCAATACACCTTCAGCCAGTGGTACTACGCGGCCCTCTACCTCGTATGGCTCGTGGCCCTCTGGTTCCACCTCACGCACGGTTTCTGGAGCATGTTCCAGACCGTAGGCTGGAACAACCAGATATGGCTCTCGCGCACCAAATGCATCGCCAACATCGTGGCCACCGTAGTATTCCTCTGCTTCGCGCTGGTGGTGCTGGTCTTCTTTTTCCGGAGCCTGTGCCCCTACGCCTGCTAA
- a CDS encoding fumarate reductase/succinate dehydrogenase flavoprotein subunit translates to MATLDSKIPAGPLAEKWSKHKAEIKVVSPANKRKLDIIVIGTGLGGASAAASLGELGYNVKVFCISDSPRRAHSIAAQGGINAAKNYQNDNDSVFRLFYDTIKGGDYRAREANVYRLAEVSNSIIDQCVAQGVPFAREYGGLLDNRSFGGAQVSRTFYARGQTGQQLLLGAYAALNRQIAKGSVKSFPRHEMLELVIVDGKARGIITRNLVTGQIERFGAHAVVLASGGYGNAFFLSTNAMNSNGSAAWQCYKKGAFFANPCFTQIHPTCIPVHGDQQSKLTLMSESLRNDGRIWVPKKKEDVEALRAKKKKPSDIAEEDRDYYLERRYPAFGNLVPRDVASRAAKERCDAGFGVNETGLAVFLDFKTAIERLGEEVIRQRYGNLFQMYEKITDVNPYHEPMMIYPAVHYTMGGIWVDYNLMTTIPGLYAIGEANFSDHGANRLGASALMQGLADGYFVLPYTIGDYLSHEIQSPKVDVTTKEFDEAEQSAKARIEKLFSIKGKQTVDEIHKKLGHIMWENVGMARTKESLEKAIAEIRKLRQEFWADVKVPGTAAEFNQELEKALRVADFLELGELMARDGLNRNESCGGHFRVEYQTPEGEALRDDEHYAYAAVWEYTGKETEPVLHKEALNFEAVHLAQRNYKD, encoded by the coding sequence ATGGCAACGTTAGATTCGAAAATTCCTGCCGGCCCGCTGGCCGAGAAATGGAGCAAGCATAAGGCCGAGATCAAGGTGGTCAGCCCCGCCAACAAACGGAAACTGGACATCATCGTCATCGGTACGGGCCTGGGCGGCGCATCGGCGGCCGCTTCGCTGGGCGAACTGGGTTATAACGTGAAGGTGTTCTGCATCTCCGACTCGCCCCGCCGCGCCCATTCGATCGCCGCACAGGGCGGCATCAATGCGGCCAAGAACTACCAGAACGACAACGACTCGGTGTTCCGCCTCTTCTACGACACGATCAAGGGCGGCGACTACCGCGCCCGCGAAGCCAACGTCTACCGTCTGGCCGAAGTATCCAACTCGATCATCGACCAGTGTGTGGCCCAGGGCGTTCCTTTCGCCCGCGAGTACGGCGGTCTGCTCGACAACCGCTCCTTCGGCGGTGCGCAGGTATCGCGCACCTTCTACGCCCGCGGCCAGACGGGACAGCAGCTGCTGCTGGGCGCCTATGCGGCCCTCAACCGTCAGATCGCCAAAGGCTCGGTAAAGAGCTTCCCGCGCCACGAGATGCTGGAGCTGGTGATCGTGGACGGCAAGGCCCGCGGCATCATCACCCGCAACCTGGTGACGGGCCAGATCGAGCGTTTCGGCGCGCACGCCGTAGTGCTCGCTTCGGGCGGCTATGGAAACGCCTTCTTCCTCTCGACCAATGCCATGAACTCGAACGGTTCGGCCGCATGGCAGTGCTACAAGAAGGGGGCATTCTTCGCCAATCCCTGCTTCACGCAGATCCACCCCACTTGTATCCCCGTACACGGCGACCAGCAGTCGAAACTGACGCTGATGTCCGAGTCGCTGCGCAACGACGGCCGCATCTGGGTTCCCAAGAAGAAAGAGGACGTGGAGGCACTCCGCGCCAAGAAGAAAAAACCGTCGGACATCGCCGAAGAGGACCGCGACTACTACCTGGAGCGCCGCTACCCGGCCTTCGGTAACCTCGTGCCGCGCGACGTGGCTTCGCGCGCCGCCAAAGAGCGCTGCGACGCCGGATTCGGCGTGAACGAAACGGGCCTGGCCGTCTTCCTCGACTTCAAGACCGCCATCGAGCGGCTGGGCGAGGAGGTGATCCGCCAGCGCTACGGCAACCTCTTCCAGATGTACGAGAAGATCACCGACGTGAACCCGTACCACGAGCCGATGATGATCTATCCGGCCGTACACTACACGATGGGCGGCATCTGGGTGGACTACAACCTGATGACCACGATCCCCGGCCTCTACGCCATCGGCGAGGCCAACTTCTCCGACCACGGCGCCAACCGCCTCGGTGCATCGGCCCTGATGCAGGGTCTGGCCGACGGTTACTTCGTGCTGCCCTACACGATCGGCGACTACCTCTCGCACGAAATCCAGTCCCCGAAAGTGGACGTGACCACCAAGGAGTTCGACGAGGCCGAGCAGTCGGCGAAAGCCCGGATCGAGAAGCTCTTCTCGATCAAGGGCAAGCAGACCGTGGACGAAATCCACAAGAAGCTGGGCCACATCATGTGGGAGAACGTGGGTATGGCCCGCACGAAAGAGAGCCTCGAAAAGGCCATCGCGGAGATCCGGAAACTCCGTCAGGAGTTCTGGGCCGACGTGAAGGTGCCGGGCACGGCCGCCGAGTTCAACCAGGAGCTGGAAAAGGCGCTCCGCGTGGCCGACTTCCTCGAACTGGGCGAACTGATGGCCCGCGACGGTCTGAACCGCAACGAATCGTGCGGAGGACACTTCCGCGTGGAGTACCAGACCCCCGAGGGCGAGGCGCTGCGCGACGACGAGCACTACGCCTACGCCGCCGTGTGGGAATACACGGGCAAGGAGACCGAACCGGTGCTGCACAAGGAAGCGCTCAACTTCGAGGCCGTACATCTGGCCCAGCGCAACTACAAGGACTAA
- a CDS encoding succinate dehydrogenase/fumarate reductase iron-sulfur subunit, translated as MNLKLKIWRQKDAKSKGGFETYHVENISPDTSFLEMLDILNNNLIHEGKEPVVFDHDCREGICGMCSLHINGHAHGPDEDITTCQLHMRKFHDGETITIEPWRSAAFPVIKDLAVDRSAFDKILQAGGFVSVNTGGVPDANAIPIPKKDADESMDAAACIGCGACVATCKNGSAMLFVAARVSSLAKLPQGRVEGARRAKAMVAKMDELGFGNCTNTGACEAECPKGISIAHIARLNREFLSAKLKD; from the coding sequence ATGAATCTGAAATTGAAAATATGGCGCCAGAAGGACGCCAAATCCAAAGGAGGCTTCGAAACCTATCACGTGGAGAACATCTCGCCCGACACCTCGTTCCTGGAGATGCTCGACATCCTCAACAACAACCTGATCCACGAGGGCAAGGAGCCGGTGGTCTTCGACCATGACTGCCGCGAAGGCATCTGCGGCATGTGTTCGCTGCACATCAACGGCCATGCCCACGGGCCCGACGAAGACATCACCACCTGCCAGCTCCACATGCGCAAGTTCCACGACGGGGAGACCATCACCATCGAACCGTGGCGTTCGGCCGCCTTCCCGGTCATCAAGGACCTGGCCGTGGACCGCAGCGCATTCGACAAGATTCTGCAGGCCGGAGGATTCGTTTCGGTCAACACGGGCGGCGTGCCCGACGCCAACGCGATTCCCATCCCCAAGAAGGACGCCGACGAGAGCATGGACGCCGCCGCCTGCATCGGCTGCGGAGCCTGCGTGGCCACCTGCAAGAACGGCTCGGCCATGCTGTTCGTGGCCGCCCGCGTATCGTCGCTGGCCAAGCTGCCCCAGGGCCGCGTGGAAGGCGCCCGCCGCGCCAAGGCGATGGTTGCCAAGATGGACGAACTGGGCTTCGGCAACTGTACCAACACCGGAGCCTGCGAGGCCGAGTGTCCGAAAGGCATCTCGATCGCCCATATCGCCCGCCTCAACCGGGAGTTCCTGTCGGCCAAACTGAAAGACTAA